The proteins below come from a single Prochlorococcus marinus CUG1415 genomic window:
- the ctpZ gene encoding carboxyl-terminal processing protease CtpZ codes for MNSSFNKLLTFKTLINALMIIVFSTNILLVERVDALSDTKQLVLDAWTLVNEGFYDPEKFDEIQWKRIRQKTLQKQIETSEEAYSAIEDMLRPLEDPYTRILRPKDYELLKLSNFGSEINGVGLQLGEDDENKKVKVISTLGGSPAEEAGIVSGDFIETVDGLSSEELGLANTASKLRGESGSKVLVKISSKSGEVREVDLERRSVDLRPVRTKRIRDDSHTIGYLGITQFSESVPKKVEEALQELKEKEVEGLILDLRNNSGGLVSSGIAVADSFLSESPIVETKNRNGIKDAIISEKETSFEGPMVTLVNKGTASASEILAGSLQDNGRSILMGEQTYGKGLIQSLKSLAEDSGIAITVASYLTPKGNNIQGQGITPDKLLDLPDASEYGSSDDKWVRNAELFLESLLDKEEVPIQTSELSNEEIKI; via the coding sequence ATGAATTCATCTTTTAACAAACTTTTAACATTCAAAACATTGATTAATGCGTTAATGATCATTGTTTTTTCTACTAATATTTTATTAGTTGAAAGAGTCGATGCTCTCAGTGATACCAAGCAATTAGTACTTGACGCTTGGACCTTGGTTAATGAGGGTTTTTATGACCCAGAAAAGTTTGACGAAATACAATGGAAGAGAATTAGACAAAAAACACTACAGAAACAAATTGAAACAAGTGAAGAGGCTTATTCTGCAATTGAAGACATGTTAAGACCTCTAGAAGATCCTTATACAAGAATTTTACGACCGAAAGATTATGAACTCTTAAAATTAAGCAATTTTGGTAGTGAGATTAATGGTGTTGGACTCCAACTGGGTGAAGATGATGAAAATAAAAAAGTTAAAGTTATCTCTACTCTTGGAGGCTCACCGGCAGAAGAAGCTGGAATAGTAAGCGGTGACTTTATAGAGACAGTTGATGGGCTTTCATCAGAGGAATTGGGACTAGCAAATACTGCCTCTAAGTTGAGAGGTGAATCAGGAAGCAAAGTTTTAGTTAAAATATCTTCGAAATCAGGAGAAGTTAGAGAGGTGGATTTAGAAAGGAGATCAGTAGATCTTAGACCAGTTAGAACAAAAAGAATAAGAGATGACTCTCATACAATAGGATATTTAGGGATAACTCAATTTAGCGAAAGCGTACCCAAAAAAGTTGAGGAAGCTCTTCAAGAGTTAAAAGAGAAAGAGGTTGAAGGTTTAATATTAGATCTTAGAAATAATTCAGGTGGACTAGTAAGCTCAGGAATAGCAGTTGCAGACTCATTCTTGAGTGAGAGTCCAATAGTTGAGACAAAAAATAGAAATGGAATCAAAGATGCAATAATTTCAGAAAAAGAGACATCTTTTGAAGGGCCAATGGTAACTTTGGTAAATAAAGGGACTGCAAGTGCTAGTGAAATACTTGCTGGTTCTTTACAAGATAACGGTAGATCGATTCTCATGGGAGAACAAACTTATGGGAAAGGTTTAATTCAGTCCCTAAAAAGTTTGGCAGAAGATAGTGGAATAGCAATAACAGTTGCTAGTTATTTAACTCCCAAAGGTAATAATATTCAAGGTCAAGGTATTACACCTGACAAGTTACTGGATCTACCTGATGCCAGCGAATACGGAAGTTCTGACGATAAATGGGTGAGGAATGCAGAATTATTTCTAGAGTCACTTCTAGATAAAGAAGAAGTTCCTATTCAAACTAGTGAATTGAGCAATGAAGAAATAAAAATTTAA
- a CDS encoding HD domain-containing protein, producing the protein MSIKRIFHDPIHKEIVFDSGKPEELMIMELIDTIAFQRLRRIKQLGAASLLFHGAESSRFTHSIGVFCIARKIYKKLIEGKSSFCENKFVLYGAALLHDLGHGPLSHTSEAIFDHNHERWSQNLVKNYSPINLILKKYDNELPRLIGELFESKQLFSNPLKTLISSEIDCDRLDYLLRDSYNTGTKYGLVDLERIISGLTFAPDGNIAIKPKGVIAIEHFLVLRNLMYRTIYNHRINEISSWILEKIIFTIKNNYEKKIWLDKSLYKWIFSPAKVDFDDFIRNDDITFYYHLIRWKDESFEPLSTLCKMFIDRDLLKASDISFLSKIDRLEILAFARKLCEENNYDSEIFCGIKERSFKGFESNNALKIWDGAYQNSLENSSALIKTLMKSEEISFIVYPGVIKNEIKNQISLIRNNS; encoded by the coding sequence ATGAGTATTAAAAGGATTTTTCATGATCCAATTCATAAAGAAATAGTATTTGATTCAGGGAAGCCAGAAGAATTAATGATTATGGAATTAATTGATACTATCGCTTTTCAAAGGTTGAGAAGAATAAAACAATTAGGGGCAGCATCATTGCTTTTTCATGGTGCAGAATCAAGTAGATTCACCCACTCAATTGGCGTTTTTTGTATCGCGAGAAAAATATATAAGAAATTAATTGAAGGTAAATCTTCATTTTGTGAAAATAAATTTGTTCTCTATGGAGCAGCTCTATTACATGATTTAGGTCATGGACCTTTGAGCCATACCAGTGAAGCAATATTCGATCATAATCACGAACGATGGTCTCAAAATTTAGTTAAAAATTATTCTCCAATAAATTTAATTCTCAAAAAGTATGACAACGAATTACCTAGACTAATTGGGGAATTATTTGAATCAAAACAACTATTTTCAAACCCTTTAAAAACATTGATTAGCAGTGAAATAGACTGCGATCGTCTCGATTATCTTTTACGTGATAGTTACAACACAGGTACCAAATATGGCTTAGTAGATTTAGAAAGAATTATTTCAGGCCTTACTTTTGCACCTGACGGCAATATTGCAATCAAACCAAAAGGAGTTATCGCAATTGAGCATTTTTTAGTACTAAGAAACTTGATGTATAGAACTATCTATAACCACAGAATAAACGAAATATCATCATGGATTCTGGAAAAAATAATATTTACAATAAAAAATAATTATGAAAAGAAAATTTGGTTAGATAAATCTCTTTATAAATGGATATTTTCTCCTGCAAAGGTTGATTTTGATGATTTCATAAGAAATGATGATATAACCTTTTACTACCATTTGATTAGATGGAAAGATGAATCTTTCGAGCCACTTTCTACGTTATGCAAAATGTTTATTGATAGAGATTTATTAAAAGCATCAGACATAAGTTTTTTAAGTAAAATAGATAGGTTAGAAATCCTTGCATTTGCAAGAAAATTATGCGAAGAAAATAATTATGATTCAGAAATTTTTTGTGGAATCAAGGAAAGATCTTTTAAAGGTTTTGAATCTAACAATGCACTAAAAATTTGGGATGGAGCCTATCAAAACTCATTAGAGAATAGTTCTGCATTAATAAAAACTTTAATGAAGTCTGAAGAAATCTCCTTTATTGTTTATCCAGGTGTGATCAAAAATGAAATTAAAAATCAAATTTCATTAATAAGAAATAATTCCTAA
- the minD gene encoding septum site-determining protein MinD has translation MSKNTRTILICSGKGGVGKTTLTANLGIALANSGATTAVLDADFGLRNLDLLLGLENRIIYTAQDVLDKNCRLEQALVRHKKEPNLALLPAGDPRMLDWMKPEDMQKISELLSEKFDFVLVDCPAGVEDGFKNALAACKEAIVVTNPELSAVRDADRVIGILNTSDIEPIQLVINRVRPNMMASQEMLSIEDVQGILSLPLLGIVLEDEQVIISTNRGEPLTLTDSISPAKKCYLNVSQRLTGKDVPIIDPKNEGKSLKDKFIRLMQTRVF, from the coding sequence GTGTCGAAAAATACTCGCACTATATTAATTTGTTCAGGGAAAGGCGGTGTTGGTAAAACCACCTTAACTGCAAATCTAGGCATAGCACTTGCCAACAGCGGAGCAACCACTGCAGTATTAGATGCTGATTTCGGCTTAAGAAATTTAGATCTTCTTCTAGGATTAGAAAATCGTATTATCTATACTGCTCAAGATGTCCTAGACAAAAATTGTCGTCTTGAACAAGCACTGGTCAGACATAAAAAGGAGCCTAATCTTGCTCTTTTACCTGCTGGAGATCCTAGGATGTTGGATTGGATGAAGCCAGAAGATATGCAGAAAATCAGTGAGCTGCTTAGTGAAAAATTTGATTTTGTTTTAGTAGATTGTCCTGCTGGAGTAGAGGATGGTTTTAAGAATGCCCTTGCAGCTTGTAAAGAGGCTATTGTTGTTACCAACCCTGAATTATCTGCAGTACGAGATGCCGATAGAGTTATAGGAATTCTTAATACATCTGATATTGAGCCTATCCAGCTTGTAATCAATAGAGTGCGTCCCAATATGATGGCTAGTCAAGAAATGTTATCTATCGAAGATGTTCAAGGAATCCTTTCTTTACCGTTACTAGGTATTGTTTTAGAGGATGAACAAGTAATAATAAGTACCAATAGAGGAGAGCCACTAACACTTACAGATAGTATATCTCCTGCAAAAAAATGCTATTTGAATGTTTCACAGAGACTAACTGGAAAGGATGTGCCAATTATTGACCCCAAAAATGAAGGTAAAAGCCTTAAAGATAAATTCATCAGATTAATGCAAACACGGGTTTTTTAA
- the prmC gene encoding peptide chain release factor N(5)-glutamine methyltransferase: MFYVSAKEFLLWEKKQLFKGGDKESLYLLLESIAGISHNEINLLRLNSEGDFYFQKNLDLIESVWDNHLTNNVPIQHLSGFTFWRDLKLSVSENVLIPRPETELIIDIVLKIFENNSKKLVFAELGTGSGAISIALAMANPSWEGIATDIDKNAIDIASRNFMNSSNQQNLRFCCGHWWNPLESLKGELDLVISNPPYIPEEIYKKLPVEVKNFEPKIALLAGKDGLEHIREIIYKAPSFLKEKGWLILENHFDQGSIVRQLFLENRFTSVEVLQDFSGIGRFTIGRYK; the protein is encoded by the coding sequence ATGTTTTATGTTTCTGCAAAAGAATTTTTATTGTGGGAAAAAAAACAATTATTTAAAGGGGGAGATAAAGAATCTCTTTATCTCTTGTTAGAATCAATAGCCGGAATATCTCATAATGAAATTAATTTACTTAGATTGAACTCTGAGGGAGATTTTTATTTTCAAAAAAACTTAGATTTAATTGAATCTGTTTGGGATAATCATCTTACAAATAATGTACCTATTCAACATCTATCTGGATTTACTTTCTGGAGAGATCTGAAATTAAGTGTTTCTGAAAACGTACTAATTCCAAGGCCAGAAACGGAGTTAATAATTGATATTGTACTTAAGATTTTTGAAAACAATTCCAAAAAATTAGTTTTTGCTGAGTTGGGAACTGGATCAGGTGCTATTAGTATTGCTTTAGCAATGGCAAATCCTTCATGGGAGGGAATTGCTACTGATATTGATAAAAATGCAATAGATATTGCATCCAGAAATTTTATGAATTCTTCAAATCAGCAGAATTTGAGATTTTGTTGTGGACATTGGTGGAATCCTCTTGAGTCTTTAAAAGGTGAATTAGATCTTGTGATTTCAAACCCGCCATACATTCCTGAAGAAATATATAAAAAATTGCCGGTTGAAGTAAAGAATTTTGAACCTAAAATTGCTTTATTAGCAGGCAAAGATGGTTTGGAACATATTCGGGAAATAATATACAAGGCGCCATCATTCTTAAAAGAAAAAGGATGGTTAATACTTGAGAATCATTTTGATCAAGGATCAATCGTAAGACAATTGTTTCTTGAGAATAGATTTACATCTGTAGAAGTCTTACAAGATTTTTCGGGTATTGGAAGATTTACAATTGGAAGATATAAATAA
- the minE gene encoding cell division topological specificity factor MinE — protein MMTLRDLINKLLGRETASANTARERLQLVLAHDRVDMSSLTTDLLDKMRKEILDVVAKYVEIDFEEVAVSLETEDRMTALVANLPIKRTLSGEIKFKKNDKSDKDLQK, from the coding sequence ATGATGACTCTCAGAGACCTTATAAACAAATTACTAGGAAGAGAAACGGCTAGCGCAAATACAGCTAGAGAAAGATTACAACTTGTTCTGGCTCATGACAGAGTGGATATGAGTTCCTTAACAACTGATCTTTTGGATAAAATGAGGAAAGAAATCCTTGATGTTGTTGCTAAATATGTTGAGATTGATTTTGAGGAAGTAGCAGTAAGTTTAGAGACGGAAGACAGAATGACTGCATTAGTAGCCAATTTACCAATCAAAAGAACTCTTTCAGGGGAAATCAAGTTTAAAAAAAATGATAAAAGTGATAAAGATCTACAAAAGTAA
- the petD gene encoding cytochrome b6-f complex subunit IV, with the protein MSTLKKPDLSDPKLRAKLAKGMGHNYYGEPAWPNDLLYIFPVVILGTIACVVGLAVLDPSMLGDKANPFATPLEILPEWYLYPVFQILRVVPNKLLGIALQTLIPLGLIILPFIENVNKFSNPFRRPIAMAVFLFGTVLTIYLGIGACLPIDKSLTLGLF; encoded by the coding sequence ATGTCGACGTTAAAAAAACCAGATTTATCTGATCCAAAATTAAGAGCAAAATTAGCCAAAGGTATGGGTCATAATTACTATGGAGAACCTGCTTGGCCGAACGATTTATTATATATATTCCCAGTAGTAATTTTAGGTACTATTGCCTGTGTCGTTGGACTGGCAGTTCTTGATCCTTCAATGTTAGGAGACAAAGCAAATCCTTTTGCTACACCATTAGAAATACTACCCGAATGGTATCTTTATCCAGTTTTTCAAATACTTAGAGTAGTTCCTAATAAACTTTTAGGTATTGCACTTCAAACATTAATACCTCTTGGATTAATTATCTTGCCATTCATCGAAAACGTTAATAAATTCTCTAACCCTTTTAGAAGGCCAATAGCAATGGCAGTTTTCTTATTTGGGACTGTTTTAACAATATATCTAGGTATCGGAGCTTGTTTACCTATTGATAAATCTCTTACTTTAGGATTATTTTAA
- a CDS encoding septum site-determining protein MinC translates to MKIVINNLKSQSLENISFENWDDIHETFKKISLMKGPLEAKFFAINESISADQLSKLKINFDKINNFSLFIYSNNRDTIIAGNSLKIDSTFVREKELKKLLLLNSKKKDDILHEGTVRSGDRISSNGNLCIIGDVNPGAIVSAKKNIYVWGKLLGIAFAGKGGDNNASISSLYLNPLQLRIADVIAIGPKEKPRNSYPEIALIDNKIIIIKPYLIKT, encoded by the coding sequence ATGAAAATCGTTATAAATAATCTCAAAAGTCAATCTCTAGAAAATATATCATTTGAAAATTGGGACGATATCCATGAAACTTTTAAAAAAATTTCTTTGATGAAAGGACCTCTGGAAGCAAAATTTTTCGCAATCAATGAGTCAATAAGTGCTGATCAATTATCAAAATTAAAAATTAATTTTGACAAAATTAATAATTTTTCTTTATTCATCTATTCAAATAATAGAGATACAATAATAGCTGGAAACTCTTTAAAAATAGATTCAACTTTTGTTAGAGAAAAAGAGTTAAAAAAGTTACTTTTACTTAATTCAAAAAAGAAAGACGATATTCTTCACGAAGGGACAGTAAGATCAGGAGATAGAATATCTTCAAATGGGAACCTATGCATTATTGGAGACGTTAATCCTGGAGCAATAGTTTCCGCCAAGAAAAATATTTACGTTTGGGGAAAGCTCCTAGGGATCGCCTTCGCAGGAAAGGGTGGGGATAATAATGCCTCTATTTCATCACTTTATTTAAACCCTTTACAGTTAAGAATTGCTGATGTGATAGCTATTGGACCCAAGGAAAAGCCCAGAAATTCTTATCCTGAAATTGCTTTAATAGATAATAAAATAATAATTATCAAGCCATACCTAATAAAAACTTAA
- a CDS encoding L-threonylcarbamoyladenylate synthase translates to MNVINKESALEKLKSGLPIIFQTDTLPAIGCLPEFSKIIYDIKKRDSNKPLILMGAENEQLIDYVDESAKEDFENLAAKYWPGALTLIIPVSENKKSTLTSKNFTLGLRIPNSYMAQSLMREAGPLLTSSANISGFKGSIKAEGIALDFPSVDILGPVPWEKGSGKASTIISWNNSEDWRLIREGEVLIQELH, encoded by the coding sequence ATGAATGTAATTAATAAAGAATCGGCTCTTGAGAAACTTAAAAGTGGTTTGCCTATCATTTTTCAGACAGATACTTTACCTGCAATTGGATGTTTGCCAGAGTTTTCAAAGATAATTTATGACATAAAAAAAAGAGATAGCAACAAGCCCTTAATTCTTATGGGAGCAGAAAATGAACAATTAATAGATTATGTTGATGAATCTGCTAAAGAAGATTTTGAAAATTTAGCTGCCAAATATTGGCCAGGAGCTTTAACTTTGATTATTCCTGTTTCAGAGAATAAAAAATCAACCTTAACAAGTAAAAATTTTACTCTAGGTTTAAGAATTCCAAATTCATATATGGCTCAATCCCTTATGAGAGAAGCAGGACCATTATTAACTTCGAGTGCAAATATTTCGGGCTTCAAGGGATCAATTAAAGCTGAGGGAATTGCTTTAGACTTTCCTAGCGTAGATATTCTTGGACCGGTTCCTTGGGAAAAAGGTAGCGGAAAAGCAAGTACTATAATTTCTTGGAATAATAGTGAAGACTGGAGACTGATTAGAGAAGGAGAAGTATTAATTCAGGAATTGCATTAA
- a CDS encoding glycoside hydrolase 100 family protein, translating to MAERFSQKNLRVRPSSDEKKIVTNAKKHFEKTLVEISGELVGSVAALEHPTKNKKLNYGEIFLRDNVPVMIYLITQKRYEIVKRFLSVCLELQSTNYQTRGVFPTSFVEENGKLIGDYGQRSIGRITSADASLWWPILCWYYVNKSGDYAFGKSQIVQRGIQLLLDLVLHPTFEGTPVLFVPDCAFMIDRPMDVWGAPLEVEVLLHGCLKSCINLMELSRADHVSRLLDQRLILTNQWVKDLGSFLLKHYWVTSQTMQILRRRPTEQYGDDQHFNEFNVQPQVVPSWLQDWLENRGGYLIGNIRTGRPDFRFYSLGNSLACMFGVLPPPEQRALFRLVLHNRQHLMAQMPMRICHPHMDVEEWQNKTGSDPKNWPWSYHNGGHWPSLFWFFGAAVLLHQKKFPSDDVILMEEMKSLIEESYWCQLNQLPKQEWAEYFDGPTGTWVGQQSRTYQTWTIVGFLLMHHFLRQENNDLDMFKI from the coding sequence ATGGCAGAAAGATTTAGTCAAAAAAATTTAAGAGTAAGACCAAGTTCTGATGAAAAGAAAATTGTAACAAATGCAAAAAAACACTTCGAAAAGACTTTAGTTGAAATATCAGGCGAGCTAGTAGGTAGTGTTGCGGCACTAGAACACCCAACAAAAAATAAAAAGTTGAATTATGGAGAAATATTTTTAAGAGACAACGTTCCAGTAATGATTTACCTCATTACACAAAAAAGATATGAAATAGTCAAAAGGTTCCTAAGTGTATGTCTTGAATTACAAAGCACTAATTATCAAACGCGTGGAGTATTTCCTACTAGTTTCGTTGAAGAAAATGGAAAGCTTATTGGAGACTATGGTCAGAGATCAATAGGGAGGATTACTTCAGCTGATGCGAGTTTATGGTGGCCCATTTTATGTTGGTATTATGTCAACAAAAGTGGTGATTATGCCTTCGGGAAAAGTCAAATCGTTCAAAGAGGTATTCAACTTTTACTAGATCTAGTTCTGCACCCAACATTTGAGGGTACTCCAGTACTTTTTGTCCCAGATTGCGCATTTATGATTGATAGACCTATGGATGTTTGGGGAGCACCTCTAGAAGTAGAAGTCTTATTGCATGGATGTTTAAAAAGTTGTATAAATTTAATGGAATTAAGTCGAGCAGATCATGTTAGTAGACTGTTAGATCAAAGACTTATTCTCACAAATCAATGGGTTAAGGATTTAGGAAGTTTTCTCTTAAAACATTATTGGGTTACAAGCCAAACAATGCAAATCTTAAGAAGAAGGCCAACTGAGCAGTACGGAGATGACCAACACTTTAATGAATTTAACGTGCAGCCTCAAGTAGTTCCCTCATGGCTTCAAGATTGGTTAGAGAATAGAGGTGGTTATTTAATAGGAAATATTAGAACAGGAAGACCTGACTTTCGATTTTACAGTTTAGGAAATTCTTTAGCCTGTATGTTTGGAGTACTGCCCCCTCCAGAACAAAGAGCTTTATTTAGATTGGTTTTACATAACAGGCAGCATTTGATGGCTCAAATGCCTATGAGAATTTGTCATCCTCATATGGATGTAGAAGAATGGCAAAATAAAACTGGTTCGGATCCAAAGAATTGGCCTTGGAGTTACCATAATGGTGGTCACTGGCCAAGTTTGTTTTGGTTCTTTGGTGCAGCTGTTCTTTTACATCAAAAAAAGTTTCCTTCTGATGATGTGATTCTTATGGAAGAAATGAAATCTTTAATAGAGGAGTCATATTGGTGTCAACTTAATCAATTACCTAAACAAGAATGGGCAGAATATTTTGATGGACCTACAGGTACTTGGGTTGGGCAACAATCAAGAACATACCAAACTTGGACAATTGTTGGTTTTTTATTAATGCATCATTTTCTTAGGCAAGAAAACAATGATTTAGATATGTTTAAAATTTAA
- the petB gene encoding cytochrome b6 — protein MANSSSVYDWFQERLEIQDITDDVTSKYVPPHVNIFYCLGGITLVCFLIQFATGFAMTFYYKPTVTQAYSSVSYLMTDVSFGWLIRSVHRWSASMMVLMLILHVFRVYLTGGFKRPRELTWVTGVVMAIITVAFGVTGYSLPWDQVGYWAVKIVSGVPAAIPVIGDFMVELLRGGESVGQSTLTRFYSLHTFVLPWSLAVFMLMHFLMIRKQGISGPL, from the coding sequence ATGGCGAATTCTTCATCCGTTTATGACTGGTTTCAAGAAAGGCTTGAAATCCAAGACATAACTGACGACGTAACTTCCAAGTACGTACCCCCTCACGTAAATATTTTTTACTGTTTAGGAGGCATAACTTTAGTATGCTTCCTAATTCAATTTGCAACAGGTTTTGCAATGACTTTTTACTATAAGCCAACAGTTACTCAAGCTTATAGTTCAGTAAGTTATTTGATGACCGATGTCAGTTTTGGATGGTTAATTCGATCTGTTCATAGATGGAGTGCATCTATGATGGTTTTGATGTTAATCCTTCATGTTTTTAGAGTTTATCTTACCGGTGGTTTTAAAAGGCCAAGAGAACTAACTTGGGTTACAGGTGTTGTAATGGCTATCATAACAGTCGCTTTTGGTGTGACAGGTTATTCCTTGCCATGGGATCAAGTTGGTTATTGGGCCGTTAAAATTGTTTCAGGTGTACCTGCTGCAATACCAGTAATAGGTGACTTTATGGTTGAATTACTTAGAGGTGGAGAAAGTGTTGGACAATCTACTCTTACAAGATTCTATAGTCTTCATACTTTTGTATTGCCATGGTCATTAGCCGTATTCATGTTGATGCATTTTTTAATGATTCGTAAACAGGGTATTTCAGGTCCTTTATAA